A section of the Oryza sativa Japonica Group chromosome 1, ASM3414082v1 genome encodes:
- the LOC4324110 gene encoding gallate 1-beta-glucosyltransferase has protein sequence MQPRAASEMSQESAAAAATGMAPAPAKAQPHVLLVSSPFQSHVNPLLRLGRRLAGKGLSVTFTTALRDGIRVFDDGDGGGGGVRVERLRGGGMWEPDDPRLRIPGDMARHVEAAGPAALEELIRREAEAGRPVACVVANAFVSWAVRVAGDVGLPCAILWIQSCAVLSVYYHYVYSLAAFPSGDEADSSGAVTIPGLPELDMDELRPLRIYTSDQEMWRQMLVGDLGSMTEKAPWVFVNTFDELEHEAVAGLRKHIPLIPVGPLVEPDDGGVDDDDVHGCTAWLDAQPRRSVVFVAFGSLVDIGHDEVVEIAEGLASTGRPFLWVLRDGNRALLPKDALIDACGGDRGKVVPWCEQRRVLAHAAVGCFVTHCGWNSTAEALAAGVPMVASPRWSDQRINTRFVVDVYRVGVRAPATPLTREALRLSVEEVTAGPEAEAMAARAAILGENARAAVGGGGSSDRGVQAFVDRITSGGAEP, from the coding sequence ATGCAGCCGCGCGCAGCCAGCGAAATGAGCCAAGAATCagcagccgccgcggccacgggcatggcgccggcgccggcgaaggctCAGCCGCACGTGCTACTCGTCTCCAGCCCTTTCCAGAGCCACGTCAACCCCCTCCtgcgcctcggccgccgcctcgccggcaaGGGCCTCAGCGTCACCTTCACTACGGCTCTCCGCGACGGCATCCGCGtcttcgacgacggcgacggcggcggcggcggcgtccgcgtcGAGCGCCTCCGCGGTGGAGGGATGTGGGAGCCCGACGACCCACGGCTCCGCATCCCTGGGGACATGGCGCGCCACGTCGAGGCCGCCGGGCCGGCGGCGCTCGAGGAGCTCATCCGccgggaggccgaggccgggcGGCCGGTGGCGTGCGTCGTGGCCAACGCCTTTGTCTCCTGGGCggtccgcgtcgccggcgacgtcggtCTCCCGTGCGCCATACTGTGGATCCAGTCGTGCGCCGTCCTGTCCGTGTACTACCACTATGTCTACTCGCTCGCGGCCTTCCCGTCCGGCGACGAGGCTGACTCCTCCGGCGCCGTGACCATCCCGGGTCTCCCGGAGCTGGACATGGACGAGCTACGGCCACTCCGGATTTACACTTCCGACCAGGAAATGTGGCGCCAGATGCTCGTCGGGGATCTCGGCAGCATGACGGAGAAGGCGCCATGGGTTTTCGTGAACACGTTCGACGAGCTCGAGCACGAGGCCGTGGCGGGGCTTCGCAAGCATATACCGCTTATACCGGTCGGTCCACTCGTCGAGccagacgacggcggcgtcgacgacgacgacgtccacGGTTGCACCGCGTGGCTCGACGCGCAGCCACGGAGGTCAGTGGTGTTCGTGGCTTTCGGGAGCCTCGTGGACATCGGCCACGACGAGGTGGTGGAGATAGCGGAGGGGCTTGCCAGCACGGGCCGCCCGTTCCTGTGGGTGCTGCGCGACGGCAACCGCGCGCTCCTCCCCAAGGACGCCCTCATCGACGcctgcggcggcgaccggggaAAGGTGGTGCCGTGGTGCGAGCAGCGGCGCGTGCTCGCGCACGCCGCCGTGGGCTGCTTCGTGacgcactgcgggtggaactccACCGCCGAGGCGCTCGCCGCGGGCGTACCGATGGTGGCCTCCCCGAGGTGGTCCGACCAGCGCATCAACACGCGGTTCGTCGTCGACGTCTACCGTGTGGGCGTCCGAGCCCCGGCGACGCCGCTGACGAGGGAAGCGCTCCGCCTGTCCGTCGAGGAGGTCACGGCcgggccggaggcggaggcgatggcggcgcgcgcggcgatcCTGGGGGAGAatgcgcgcgccgccgtgggcggcggcggctcgtcggACCGCGGCGTCCAGGCGTTCGTTGACCGGATAACGTCCGGAGGCGCGGAGCCGTGA
- the LOC4324111 gene encoding uncharacterized protein: protein MAGIRLTPEEPELPQGTPPRPQLPPAFAGAGAVLAGSGSGGGGGLEMASDDERSVAADSWSVRSEYGSTLDDDQRYADAAEVLAAAAASANFPSGASDCCSDKDDQDPSEVEGSMLGLQSYWDASYSEDLANFQEHGHAGEIWFGADVMDTMAVWTKKLCIDIINGGTPSGNESINCEVDEKQLSNYPVLDVGTGNGLLLQALAKQGFSNLTGTDYSEGAIELAKNLAARDGFTSINFLVDDILETKLDRKFKIVTDKGTLDAIGLHPDGRIKRVMYWESVSNLVEPGGIVVVTSCNHTKDELVQEVEDFSKTKSGKEHLDEGEGNVPQIFRYIDHVRTYPTIMFGGVEGSQVCTVAFQRV from the exons ATGGCTGGAATAAGGCTGACGCCGGAGGAGCCCGAGCTGCCGCAGGGCACCCCGCCCCGCCCCCAGCTGCCGCCCGCCTtcgccggcgcgggcgccgtCCTGGCTggcagtggcagcggcggcggcggcggcctcgagaTGGCGTCGGACGACGAGCGGTCGGTGGCGGCGGACTCGTGGTCCGTGCGGAGCGAGTACGGGAGCACGCTCGACGACGACCAGCGgtacgccgacgccgccgaggtgctcgcggcggccgcggcctccgccAACTTCCCCTCCGGTGCCTCCGATTGCTG TTCTGACAAAGATGATCAAGATCCTAGCGAGGTTGAAGGCTCAATGCTGGGGCTCCAAAGTTATTGGGATGCTTCTTATTCAGAAGATCTTGCAAATTTTCAGGAACATGGGCATGCTGGagaaatatg GTTTGGTGCAGATGTAATGGACACCATGGCTGTTTGGACAAAAAAATTGTGTATAGACATTATTAATGGTGGGACTCCATCTGGTAATGAAAGCATCAATTGTGAAGTTGATGAGAAGCAACTATCCAACTACCCTGTGCTCGATGTTGGAACTGGGAATGGGCTTCTTTTGCAAGCACTTGCCAAGCAGGG GTTTTCAAATTTAACAGGGACTGATTACAGTGAAGGAGCCATTGAACTTGCAAAAAACCTTGCTGCACGTGATGGGTTTACTTCTATAAATTTCTTG GTTGATGATATACTTGAGACAAAGTTAGatagaaaattcaaaattgttACAGACAAAGGGACATTGGATGCCATTGGATTGCACCCTGATGGTCGTATAAAAAG AGTAATGTATTGGGAGTCTGTATCGAACTTGGTTGAACCTGGTGGCATTGTG GTCGTAACATCGTGCAACCACACAAAGGATGAGCTTGTGCAAGAGGTAGAAGATTTCAGTAAGACGAAATCTGGTAAGGAACACTTGGATGAAGGTGAAGGTAATGTGCCACAGATCTTCCGGTACATCGATCATGTCCGGACATACCCTACCATTATGTTTGGAGGGGTTGAGGGTTCTCAAGTGTGCACGGTGGCCTTCCAACGGGTGTGA